One window from the genome of Leucoraja erinacea ecotype New England unplaced genomic scaffold, Leri_hhj_1 Leri_522S, whole genome shotgun sequence encodes:
- the LOC129694028 gene encoding probable G-protein coupled receptor 139, with protein sequence MASDSQHAFATVQKIYYPSLCAVGIPANLLTIYTMYSRRCGMSLVARLYLMALAVADTLCLFWGALIDLTLVWLDPSPFWNSAPWCGLLTVLEYGSVFTSTWTVIVFTVERYLVLRTTRSRRPCTQSTVTVRVIVALTLVSHLLALPAYWIYSSKLQNSTLPDRGVEEVPACVYEHTFFSTAVVWFHTLVSGGVPYVLLILFNVLIGQQLYAASSMFTKEQLKSINGVTTRSLARKSILILFAVSFTFVLLTLPRFVTYCILRTVYNHPGHDRNDYRQPINLFADLAIMLQWLNSAINFLLYCVVSRPFRREFLHLLSCRARPSPRPPTSNTALRVYSLQGGEVPPPAAAMPGS encoded by the coding sequence CTAACCTCCTCACCATCTACACAATGTACAGCAGGAGATGCGGCATGTCGCTGGTGGCCCGCCTGTATCTGATGGCTCTGGCCGTCGCTGACACGCTCTGCCTGTTCTGGGGGGCCCTGATTGACCTGACCCTGGTGTGGCTGGACCCCAGCCCGTTCTGGAACAGCGCGCCGTGGTGCGGCCTCCTGACGGTGCTGGAGTACGGCTCGGTCTTCACCTCCACCTGGACGGTGATCGTCTTCACCGTGGAGCGCTACCTGGTGCTGAGGACCACCCGCTCCCGGCGGCCCTGCACCCAGAGCACGGTGACTGTCCGGGTCATCGTAGCCCTCACGCTGGTCTCCCACCTGTTGGCCCTCCCCGCCTACTGGATCTACAGCTCCAAGCTCCAGAACTCCACCTTGCCCGACCGTGGAGTGGAGGAAGTCCCGGCCTGCGTGTACGAGCACACGTTCTTCTCCACCGCCGTGGTGTGGTTCCACACGCTGGTGTCCGGAGGCGTCCCCTACGTCCTGCTCATCCTCTTCAATGTGCTGATCGGGCAGCAGCTGTACGCCGCGTCCAGTATGTTCACCAAGGAGCAGCTGAAGTCCATCAACGGAGTGACCACCCGCAGCCTGGCCAGGAAGTCCATCCTCATCCTCTTCGCCGTCTCCTTCACCTTCGTGCTCCTCACGCTCCCGCGCTTCGTCACCTACTGCATCCTGCGCACCGTCTACAACCACCCCGGCCACGACCGCAACGACTACCGCCAGCCCATCAACCTGTTTGCCGACCTGGCCATCATGCTGCAGTGGCTCAACTCCGCCATCAACTTCCTCCTGTACTGCGTGGTCAGCAGGCCCTTCCGCAGAGAGTTCCTCCACCTCCTGAGCTGCCGGGCCCGCCCATCCCCACGCCCGCCCACCTCCAACACGGCGCTCAGGGTCTACAGCCTGCAGGGTGGAGAGGTCCCACCGCCAGCCGCGGCCATGCCCGGCTCCTAG